A genomic segment from Oncorhynchus keta strain PuntledgeMale-10-30-2019 chromosome 7, Oket_V2, whole genome shotgun sequence encodes:
- the LOC118386386 gene encoding methyl-CpG-binding domain protein 5-like: MNRTKKYEGLCSEGKPPAEVPIGWQRRITHSGVVYISPSGSVLACLEQVKSYLLTDGTCKCGLECPLTIHKIFSFDPGAAVKHRMAEDARADADFTKLCIHKRKIIATATLHRNMESLHPSLALASHGSGTGSATVGPMSHPAIKNNMYDGPPNKMTIPGQRYYNHELGSPQRDPYSGYSRTRLGGSDRCSQQRSPYRIRHSVLLSPSSSTSCGSQHYGDGTPSPRTELLGSPEPNMLGFHGACSPGTALMNGDRFTPLSPPSVLLHGSPSATQPSCAIAGRTNVPVNAKSPNMQKPFYSFPHNNFQHKLQPACHPHPQSHLSLSQLPPSSEMDPLGILDPIPSKAPSQGPLVSNVSGLQHSAHSQVPPMNVNIPPTSVPLPSNLPLPTGKSGHVGHGQRVQHHPTPSSVSSSPIVSPVHMAGPVLTRMEESPHRSRCSSGSSEHGSFAHPTGLQVPCGGSKPLPRSPRASLGSPRPAMPPSSYKMDKLHHLNDNPNYLPGGMKSSLSRHSNSMCPPAPGSDSVLQRNHSVGMPLNKMLDQQNPASFPASSLLSAAAKAQLVNQNKHPDSAAAAGTEAHSGSGLGHPGLVGGGRGGNLDGHSTLNQRYLPNPGPLASEVQTGRAALRDKLMGMAQQREANRKRKLSNDVSGGGVNNDRAFDVLKHPMGGSGSSSASFPEPLRRMFQQGSLPPNTSMAQLLQSMSHQSVHNGPSHVGHSPARSSKSPFLEEALPHMSALQQSLRGPQLQGRALVPFFQNMNNEGQISGQALNTEQFNGPMNVMQDPALAGNVGVLGYGGRQHAAMGSMQDNPNSHQQQQFGHYQKPSQVQGNPHFRGRAGLPPMLSNGGVQALSKSVEVSSSLSCELRQAQEESLQSLIRSSQANTQQQLVQGLGRHSIQSQQLHKFQSQGSHTVAPLPGGAASNPMNSLLQRFQGGLPERIPQPNRAMMSRPGIMSMSQPSAPCLQESHREYQSPQGLHSGGGEVIDPIHREAMGKASKSTSNVITSAGGSSSFAATVVCEPVDLSHAVNSVIHTGPLRSYREPVPEHRHHPKMGRPRKKTPERNNIFSPVAMESPTRFHSPRRGAQRRQWDGEVAGKEQAGLWRDDEPLQQLSLAQGRNGTYPERPKGQAQLGPQDQTPLQVPSGMYAHMNGNGRVHTSGRPRHPSLSPPEGHFTKDSSLFNGHLNGQLNGHCYNRYYNGHLNGSLSGEEDLRPGDSPSSSEGLQLHHRPRTQTHYPGELLWGQGKGFPPWPGKMGSEGHMYSLGMVNSIQGKVESDNFQRTLTEDLETLHKANKITRNGGKRNNNLEAAIQEAMSELDKMTGNMSQRERQVKTPKPKRRKISR, encoded by the exons ATGAATAGAACAAAGAAGTATGAAGGTCTGTGTTCTGAGGGGAAGCCCCCGGCTGAAGTCCCTATAGGTTGGCAGCGGAGGATCACCCACAGCGGGGTTGTCTACATAAG TCCCAGTGGCTCTGTGTTAGCCTGTCTGGAGCAGGTGAAGAGCTACCTGCTGACTGATGGCACCTGCAAGTGTGGCCTGGAGTGTCCTCTCACCATTCACAAG ATATTCAGCTTTGACCCCGGGGCGGCGGTCAAGCATAGGATGGCTGAGGATGCACGAGCCGATGCCGATTTCACCAAGCTGTGTATCCACAAGAGGAAGATCATTGCCACGGCGACACTGCACAGGAACATGGAGTCACTGCACCCCTCGCTGGCTCTGGCTAGTCACGGTAGTGGCACTG GTTCGGCGACGGTGGGTCCTATGAGTCATCCAGCAATAAAGAACAATATGTATGATGGTCCACCCAACAAGATGACAATACCTGGTCAACGGTACTATAACCATGAACTGGGTTCTCCTCAGAGAGATCCGTACTCTGGTTACAGCAGGACAAGACTGGGGGGAAGTGATCGCTGTAGCCAACAACGGTCTCCCTATCGTATCCGCCACAGTGTCCTGctcagcccctcctcctccacctcatgTGGCTCGCAGCATTATGGTGATGGGACTCCCTCCCCAAGGACTGAACTTCTGGGGAGTCCTGAGCCCAACATGCTTGGTTTTCATGGAGCTTGCAGCCCAGGCACTGCCCTTATGAACGGGGATCGTTTTACACCTCTCTCACCACCTAGTGTTCTGCTCCACGGCTCGCCTTCGGCCACCCAGCCTTCGTGTGCCATAGCAGGAAGGACTAATGTACCTGTCAATGCCAAAAGCCCCAATATGCAGAAGCCCTTCTACAGCTTCCCCCACAACAACTTTCAACATAAGCTTCAGCCTGCATGCCATCCACACCCACAGTCGCACTTGTCCCTGTctcagctccctccctcctctgagaTGGACCCTCTTGGTATCCTGGACCCCATTCCAAGCAAGGCTCCAAGCCAGGGTCCCTTAGTGTCAAATGTATCTGGCCTCCAACACAGTGCCCATTCTCAGGTACCACCAATGAATGTAAACATCCCCCCTACCAGTGTCCCTTTGCCCAGCAACCTGCCTTTACCAACTGGGAAGTCTGGACATGTTGGGCATGGCCAGAGGGTCCAGCACCACCCTACCCCTTCATCTGTCTCGTCCTCGCCTATTGTGTCCCCGGTACATATGGCTGGGCCTGTCCTTACCAGGATGGAGGAGTCACCCCACCGTTCACGTTGCTCCTCCGGATCTTCTGAACATGGGAGCTTCGCTCACCCCACGGGGCTCCAGGTTCCTTGTGGGGGTTCAAAGCCACTTCCCCGGTCCCCTCGGGCCTCCTTGGGGTCCCCTCGACCTGCAATGCCGCCAAGTTCATATAAGATGGACAAACTCCATCACTTGAACGATAACCCCAACTACCTGCCAGGGGGGATGAAAAGTAGTCTAAGCAGGCATTCCAACTCCATGTGCCCTCCAGCTCCTGGTTCTGATAGTGTCCTTCAAAGGAATCATTCGGTAGGAATGCCCCTTAACAAGATGCTAGATCAGCAGAATCCTGCTTCCTTCCCAGCCAGCAGTCTTCTGTCAGCCGCAGCCAAAGCACAGCTAGTGAATCAAAACAAACATCCCGACAGCGCAGCGGCTGCAGGCACAGAGGCTCACAGTGGCAGCGGTTTGGGACACCCAGGACTGGTTGGTGGAGGCAGAGGTGGGAACCTAGATGGACACAGCACTTTAAACCAGCGATATCTACCTAATCCTGGGCCGTTGGCGAGCGAGGTTCAAACCGGAAGAGCAGCATTAAGAGACAAACTTATGGGTATGGCTCAGCAGAGGGAGGCGAATCGCAAGCGGAAACTGTCCAATGATGTCAGCGGTGGTGGCGTCAACAATGACAGGGCTTTCGACGTGCTCAAACATCCAATGGGTGGCTCAGGATCAAGTTCGGCTAGCTTTCCAGAGCCTTTGAGGAGAATGTTTCAGCAGGGTAGCCTGCCCCCAAACACCTCCATGGCCCAGCTACTCCAGTCCATGAGCCACCAGAGTGTCCATAATGGGCCAAGCCACGTGGGCCACAGCCCAGCCCGATCCAGCAAATCTCCCTTCTTGGAGGAAGCTTTGCCTCATATGTCAGCTTTACAGCAGAGCTTGCGGGGGCCTCAGCTCCAGGGCAGAGCGTTGGTCCCTTTCTTCCAGAACATGAACAACGAAGGTCAGATTTCAGGCCAAGCTCTAAACACGGAGCAGTTTAACGGGCCAATGAACGTAATGCAGGATCCCGCCTTAGCTGGGAACGTTGGGGTGCTGGGTTACGGTGGTAGACAACATGCAGCCATGGGGTCAATGCAGGACAACCCAAACTCTCACCAGCAGCAGCAGTTTGgacattatcagaaaccatcccAGGTGCAAGGCAACCCCCACTTcagaggcagggcaggattgCCTCCCATGTTGTCCAATGGCGGTGTCCAAGCACTCTCTAAATCAG TTGAGGTCAGTAGTTCTCTGAGCTGTGAGCTGAGGCAGGCCCAAGAGGAGAGTCTCCAGTCTCTCATCAGGAGCAGCCAAGCCAATACACAGCAACAGCTTGTTCAGGGTCTGGGTCGTCACTCCATACAGAGCCAGCAGCTCCACAAGTTCCAGAGCCAGGGCTCCCATACTGTTGCCCCTCTCCCTGGTGGTGCTGCCTCCAACCCCATGAACAGCCTCCTTCAGAGATTCCAG GGGGGTTTGCCTGAGAGGATTCCACAGCCCAACAGAGCTATGATGAGTCGACCGGGGATTATGTCTATGTCCCAACCCAGTGCCCCTTGCCTCCAGGAGAGTCATCGAGAATACCAGTCTCCCCAGGGCCTTCACAGTGGTGGGGGAGAAGTTATTGATCCTATCCACAGGGAAGCGATGGGCAAGGCCAGCAAGAGCACGTCTAATGTCATTACATCAGCGGGTGGTAGCAGTTCCTTCGCTGCTACTGTTGTCTGCGAGCCTGTTGACCTGTCCCATGCGGTCAACTCTGTCATCCACACCGGCCCCCTCCGCTCATATCGGGAGCCAGTGCCGGAGCACCGACACCATCCCAAGATGGGCCGGCCCCGCAAGAAGACCCCTGAACGGAACAACATCTTCTCCCCCGTTGCCATGGAATCTCCTACAAGATTCCATTCGCCTCGACGTGGAGCCCAGAGAAGACAATGGGACGGAGAGGTGGCGGGCAAGGAGCAGGCTGGTCTGTGGCGTGATGACGAGCCCCTCCAACAGCTTTCCTTAGCCCAGGGCAGAAACGGCACCTACCCAGAAAGGCCCAAAGGTCAGGCCCAATTAGGCCCCCAGGATCAAACACCACTGCAAGTCCCCAGTGGTATGTATGCCCATATGAACGGCAACGGTAGGGTTCACACCTCGGGAAGACCCAGACACCCCAGCCTGTCCCCACCAGAGGGCCACTTCACCAAGGACTCCAGCCTCTTCAACGGACATCTGAACGGCCAACTCAACGGGCACTGCTACAACAGGTATTACAATGGGCACCTGAACGGGAGCCTGAGTGGCGAGGAGGACCTGAGGCCTGGGGACTCGCCCTCCTCCAGTGAGGGGCTCCAGCTCCACCACAGGCCAAGAACTCAGACCCACTACCCGGGAGAGCTGCTCTGGGGCCAGGGCAAAGGCTTCCCTCCATGGCCAGGCAAGATGGGGAGCGAGGGGCACATGTACTCCCTTGGGATGGTGAACAGCATACAGGGCAAA GTAGAGTCAGACAATTTCCAGAGGACACTAACAGAGGATCTGGAGACTCTACACAAAGCAAACAAAATAACTAGAAA TGGAGGAAAACGGAATAACAACCTAGAAGCTGCTATACAGGAGGCTATGAGCGAGCTGGATAAGATGACAGGCAAT ATGTCACAGAGAGAACGACAAGTCAAGACCCCTAAACCCAAGAGGAGGAAGATCTCCAGATGA